In Oryza brachyantha chromosome 2, ObraRS2, whole genome shotgun sequence, a single window of DNA contains:
- the LOC102701895 gene encoding cytochrome P450 714C3 translates to MAAVVAAAALLAVFFFFLLYTLCLSPAAAACRLRDAGFRGPTPSFPLGNLREIASSLANNNAAAAAGGGGGGKDIHAAVFPYFARWRQAFGKVFVYWLGTEPFLYVADPEFLKAATAGALGKLWGKPDVFRRDRMPMFGRGLVMAEGDEWARHRHIIAPAFSATNLNDMIGVMEETTSKMLGKWSDMVASGKSCIDVEKGVVRNAAEIIAKASFGITDDDAGGATVFHKLQAMQAMLFRSTRLVGVPLASLLHIRSTYEAWKLGREIDSLLLDIIEARRRRRRQGGYGGRKNTDLLALLLAGNEASAGAERKLTTRELVDECKTFFFGGHETTALALSWTLLMLAAHPEWQTAVREEVVEVAGRSGPLDAAALARLTKMGCVLNEVLRLYPPSPNVQRQALQEVVVEEGDDGGKKKTVIPRGTNMWIDVVAMHRDGELWGEEANEFRPERFMREAVQGGCRHRMGFVPFGFGGRICVGRNLTAMELRVVLAMVLRRFHLEVSPEYRHAPRIMLSLRPSHGIQLRLKPL, encoded by the exons ATGGCGGCTGTGGTGGCCGCAGCGGCGCTGCTcgccgtcttcttcttcttcctcctctacaCCCTGTGCctctcgccggccgcggccgcgtgcCGTCTCCGCGACGCCGGCTTCCGCGGACCGACTCCTTCGTTCCCGCTGGGGAACCTCCGCGAGATCGCCTCCTCGCTGGCCAACAacaacgcggcggcggcagccggcggcggcggcggcggcaaggatATCCACGCCGCCGTGTTCCCCTACTtcgcgcggtggcggcaggCGTTCGGCAAGGTGTTCGTCTACTGGCTCGGCACGGAGCCCTTCCTGTACGTCGCCGACCCGGAGTTCCTCaaggccgccaccgccggcgccctcGGCAAGCTCTGGGGGAAGCCCGACGTGTTCCGCCGCGACCGCATGCCCATGTTCGGCAGGGGCCTCGTCATGGCCGAGGGCGACGAGTGGGCGCGCCATCGCCACATCATCGCCCCCGCCTTCTCCGCCACCAACCTCAAC GACATGATCGGCGTGATGGAGGAGACGACCTCCAAGATGCTCGGCAAGTGGAGCGACATGGTGGCGTCGGGGAAGAGCTGCATCGACGTGGAGAAGGGCGTGGTCCGGAACGCCGCCGAGATCATCGCCAAGGCCAGCTTCGGcatcaccgacgacgacgccggcggcgccacggTGTTCCACAAGCTGCAGGCCATGCAGGCGATGCTGTTCCGCTCCACCCGCCTCGTCGGCGTCCCGCTCGCCAGCCTGCTGCACATCCGGAGCACCTACGAGGCGTGGAAGCTGGGGCGGGAGATcgactcgctgctgctcgacATCAtcgaggcgcggcggcggcggcggcgccagggCGGGTACGGCGGCAGGAAGAACACGGACCTGCTGGCGCTGCTGCTGGCCGGGAACGAGGCGAGCGCCGGCGcggagaggaagctgacgacGCGGGAGCTGGTCGACGAGTGCAAGACCTTCTTCTTCGGCGGGCACGAGACGACGGCGCTGGCCCTGTCGTGGACGCTGCTGATGCTTGCGGCACACCCGGAGTGGCAGACGGCggtgcgggaggaggtggtggaggtggccgGGCGGTCGGGCCCcctggacgcggcggcgctggcgaggCTGACCAAGATGGGGTGCGTGCTGAACGAGGTGCTGCGGCTGtacccgccgtcgccgaacgtGCAGCGGCAGGCGCtgcaggaggtggtggtggaggagggagacgacggcgggaagaagaagacggtGATCCCGCGGGGCACGAACATGTGGATCGACGTGGTGGCGATGCACCGGGACGGCGAGCtgtggggggaggaggcgaaCGAGTTCCGGCCGGAGAGGTTCATGCGGGAGGCGGTGCAGGGCGGGTGCCGGCACCGGATGGGGTTCGTGCCGTTCGGGTTCGGAGGGCGCATCTGCGTGGGGCGGAACCTGACGGCGATGGAGCTCCGGGTGGTGCTGGCCATGGTGCTCCGCCGCTTCCACCTGGAGGTGTCGCCGGAGTACAGGCACGCGCCGAGGATCATGCTGTCGCTCAGGCCATCCCATGGCATCCAACTCCGCCTCAAACCCCTCTAA
- the LOC102705883 gene encoding AT-hook motif nuclear-localized protein 9-like — protein sequence MDGRESTVTSGPNFSSFYVQHRGIGVPGASSHPAGLHAPPPGGYRQHLDAVSAGYPFQPPHIGGSHIGQGYHHVDASAPVVQHSAGGAGGSMDIGMGVDMSADTKGDQGSGAGHDEPVKKKRGRPRKYKPDGAVTLGLSPSSSTPHSSSPTMGTMVTTPGSGFGAGTASGGSGSGAPTEKRGRGRPPGSGKMQQLASLGKWFLGSVGTGFTPHVIIISPGEDVAARIMSFSQQGPRAVCIISATGAVSTATLHQDSNSGGVVTYEGRFEILCLSGSYLVIEEGGSRTRSGGLCIALCGPDHRVIGGSVGGVLTAAGTVQVIVGSFMYGGSKKNKAKAEQETENNEEPNGGDEETPTMALPEHNMPHHTMGGWSAGLMRQMDSRTSNIDINSIRE from the exons ATGGATGGGAGGGAGTCCACTGTGACGTCCGGCCCCAACTTCTCCTCCTTCTATGTGCAGCACCGGGGCATTGGGGTTCCCGGAGCATCCAGCCACCCGGCCGGACTCCATGCTCCGCCGCCCGGTGGTTACCGGCAGCATCTTGATGCGGTCTCTGCCGGGTACCCGTTCCAGCCTCCTCACATTGGGGGTTCCCACATTGGGCAGGGCTACCACCATGTCGATGCCTCGGCGCCTGTCGTGCAGCACAGCGCCGGCGGTGCCGGTGGTAGCATGGACATCGGCATGGGTGTGGACATGAGTGCTGATACTAAGGGGGATCAGGGGAGTGGGGCTGGACATGATGAGCCAGTGAAGAAGAAGCGGGGGAGGCCAAGGAAGTATAAGCCTGATGGGGCGGTCACACTGGGCCTCTCACCATCTTCATCGACACCTCACTCATCGAGCCCCACGATGGGCACAATGGTAACCACACCAGGTTCAGGTTTTGGGGCGGGGACGGCGTCGGGGGGCTCAGGGTCTGGTGCCCCTACAGAGAAGCGTGGCAGAGGGCGGCCACCCGGGTCCGGAAAGATGCAGCAGTTGGCTTCGCTTG gaaAATGGTTTCTTGGTTCTGTTGGAACAGGTTTTACTCCTCATGTGATTATTATTTCCCCAGGAGAG GATGTTGCTGCCAGGATAATGTCCTTCTCACAACAGGGTCCGAGGGCAGTGTGCATCATTTCAGCAACTGGAGCTGTCTCCACAGCAACCCTTCATCAGGATTCAAACTCTGGTGGTGTGGTTACATATGAG GGTCGATTTGAAATCTTGTGCCTTTCTGGATCATACTTGGTGATAGAGGAGGGTGGTTCGCGAACCAGGAGTGGAGGCCTTTGCATAGCTCTCTGTGGCCCTGACCACAGGGTTATTGGTGGGAGTGTAGGTGGAGTTCTGACAGCAGCAGGAACTGTTCAG GTGATAGTGGGAAGCTTCATGTATGGCGgatcaaagaaaaacaaagcgAAAGCTGAGCAAGAGACTGAGAATAACGAAGAGCCAAATGGCGGTGACGAGGAGACTCCCACAATGGCACTGCCAGAGCACAACATGCCGCATCATACGATGGGTGGATGGTCTGCTGGGCTGATGAGGCAGATGGACTCTAGAACTTCGAACATCGACATCAATTCTATCCGCGAGTAG
- the LOC102706168 gene encoding uncharacterized protein LOC102706168 isoform X2, with product MSKKNNLAKRKKQHEFDLKREKEAKEKLDRKLQAKKSKMKIDGGDTKRKGGKFKVGKKKVKTKLSALAKAKAAQAMEVDK from the exons ATGTCGAAGAAGAACAACCTCGCCAAGCGGAAGAAGCAGCACGAATTCGACCTCAAAA GGGAGAAAGAAGCCAAGGAGAAGCTGGACAGGAAGCTGCAGGCCAAGAAATCCAAGATGAAG ATAGATGGTGGTGACACGAAAAGGAAGGGTGGCAAATTTAAGGTTGGCAAGAAAAAGGTGAAGACAAAACTTTCAGCCTTGGCAAAAGCCAAAGCTGCGCAGGCCATGGAGGTCGACAAGTAA
- the LOC102706168 gene encoding uncharacterized protein LOC102706168 isoform X1 encodes MSKKNNLAKRKKQHEFDLKREKEAKEKLDRKLQAKKSKMKCFLFIFIQIDGGDTKRKGGKFKVGKKKVKTKLSALAKAKAAQAMEVDK; translated from the exons ATGTCGAAGAAGAACAACCTCGCCAAGCGGAAGAAGCAGCACGAATTCGACCTCAAAA GGGAGAAAGAAGCCAAGGAGAAGCTGGACAGGAAGCTGCAGGCCAAGAAATCCAAGATGAAG TgctttcttttcattttcattcAGATAGATGGTGGTGACACGAAAAGGAAGGGTGGCAAATTTAAGGTTGGCAAGAAAAAGGTGAAGACAAAACTTTCAGCCTTGGCAAAAGCCAAAGCTGCGCAGGCCATGGAGGTCGACAAGTAA
- the LOC102702169 gene encoding remorin, which yields MEAQEAKRADAAAPVAGGEVVKPAGGDAGAVAKTDGPSAPADKAAMPTGSADRDAILAKVELERKLSMIKAWEESEKSKAENKAQKKMSSILAWENSRKAAVEAKLRTREEKLEKKKAEYAEKMRNQVAAVHKAAEEKRAAVEATRREEMIKYEEMAAKHRSKGTTPTKFLSCFGS from the exons ATGGAGGCCCAGGAGGCGAAGAGAGCagatgcggcggcgccggtggccggcggtgaggtcgtcaagccggccggcggcgatgctgGTGCAGTAGCCAAGACAG ATGGACCTTCAGCACCAGCAGACAAAGCTGCAATGCCAACTGGTTCGGCTGACAGAG ATGCCATACTCGCAAAGGTGGAGCTGGAGAGGAAACTGTCGATGATCAAGGCATGGGAGGAGAGCGAGAAGAGCAAAGCGGAGAACAA GGCTCAGAAGAAGATGTCATCCATACTCGCTTGGGAGAACTCAAGGAAGGCGGCTGTGGAAGCGAAACTGCGAACAAGAGAG GagaagctggagaagaagaaggcggaGTACGCGGAGAAGATGAGGAACCAGGTGGCGGCGGTCCAcaaggcggcggaggagaagagggcggcggtggaggcgacgcggcgagaGGAGATGATCAAGTACGAGGAGATGGCGGCCAAGCACAGGTCCAAAGGGACTACGCCCACCAAGTTCCTCTCTTGCTTTGGCTCCTGA
- the LOC107303638 gene encoding uncharacterized protein LOC107303638: MISRSTREPRERGEEAAMAKASPAASHTARPASLRSSSRAAASGSSSAIPRPPLPAAVNTRDVSSNCKGVAKRLDYDDNFAFPDALAVPDDDDLAPLLVLPDPADSFSSSSSSTLVSATLDDAVTASADSAHTQVTAGETNEMVEEEEPLPDQVNLALAELHGGRGLSPRSKRLIADVLELLAAERNPTATTLRLRAAFWGKVRVCILAATVVTVAAIDIALAVALISRRRSSYYYDGVLPPT, encoded by the exons ATGATCAGCAGAAGCACTCGCGAgccgcgagagagaggagaggaggcagcCATGGCGAAGGCATCTCCGGCCGCCTCGCACAccgcgcgccccgcctccctccgctcctcctcccgcgccgccgcctccggctcctcctccgcaaTTCCCAGGCCgccgctccccgccgccgtcaacACCCGCGACGTCTCCTCCAACTGCAAG GGGGTCGCCAAGCGTCTGGACTACGATGACAACTTCGCATTCCCCGACGCCCTCGCCgtgcccgacgacgacgacctcgcGCCGCTCCTCGTGCTCCCCGACCCCGCCgattccttctcctcctcctcctcatccaccCTCGTCTCCGCCACTCTGGACGACGCCGTCACCGCTTCCGCCGACTCCGCTCACACCCAG GTGACCGCCGGCGAGACTAACGAGAtggtcgaggaggaggagcccctCCCGGACCAGGTCaacctcgccctcgccgagctgcatggcggccgcggcctcAGCCCCCGCTCCAAGCGCCTCATCGCCGATGTCCTcgagctcctcgccgccgagcgcAACCCCACGGCCACcaccctccgcctccgcgccgccttcTGGGGGAAGGTGCGCGTCTGTATCCTTGCCGCGACGGTCGTCACCGTAGCCGCCATCGATatcgcgctcgccgtcgccctcatctcccgccgccgcagcagctaCTACTACGACGGCGTGCTGCCTCCGACCTGA